The following are from one region of the Streptomyces rubrogriseus genome:
- a CDS encoding SpoIIE family protein phosphatase translates to MDSAMAAVVRASGAFGGILYALPPGEDAVWQVLVTGVPQEMAAPWRRVGLTDPMPVADAVREHRLVWAGGREEMAREYPRLALVLPYDFSLAAAPLVSGTALRGGLVLLWPGNHPARLSAGEQDVIRAGCRRLGDSLQRAIDRGEPLRPPERPRTLPPAAPRTPSPAEATALSAFVDRLPGGSCALDLEGHLTFVTPGAAELLGVDRSLLMGALPWEALPWMDVPHVEDRYRAALVSRRPQGFTVLRPPKTWLTFELYPDATGLSVRITPGSPDADTPPSRSVQASGPSRATVLYHLMHLASTLTEAVSVQDVVEQTADQLMPALGAQAMVVMAPADGRLKIVGQRGYHPELLRRFDGAPLTTAIPGADVMATGVPGFWTTFEELHHAYPAMTHEDGMAAWALLPLIASGRPIGSLLLSYRRPHVFPPGERAALTSLAGLVGQALDRARLYDAKHHLAHRLQSALLPHTLPDVPGLNVAARYLPAARGLGIGGDFYDVIRLDEHTASVTIGDVQGHNVDAAALMGQVRTAVHANATVGAPPGDVLARTNRLLTDLDPGLFTSCAYVHLDLATHRACVALAGHPPPLVRHADGRVETLRVPPGLLLGIEPDTVYPSLEFPLPPGSVLVLYTDGLVEAPGVDLDDAIAALAGLVEHGHPGDLDAMADILIRHAPTPGDDIALVLVGPRASAPGHSRGRSIVFRDKKDERRSTRAGSGGEDP, encoded by the coding sequence ATGGACTCCGCCATGGCGGCCGTCGTGCGGGCGAGCGGTGCGTTCGGAGGGATCCTCTACGCACTGCCGCCGGGCGAGGACGCCGTGTGGCAGGTCCTGGTCACGGGGGTCCCCCAGGAGATGGCCGCACCGTGGCGGCGGGTCGGGCTGACGGATCCGATGCCCGTGGCGGACGCCGTCCGCGAGCACCGCCTGGTGTGGGCGGGCGGCCGGGAGGAGATGGCGCGGGAGTATCCGCGGCTGGCGCTCGTCCTGCCGTACGACTTCTCGCTGGCGGCCGCCCCGCTGGTCTCGGGCACCGCCCTCAGGGGCGGGCTGGTGCTGCTGTGGCCCGGGAACCACCCGGCGCGGCTGAGCGCCGGGGAACAGGACGTCATCCGGGCGGGCTGCCGCCGCCTGGGCGACAGCCTCCAGCGGGCCATCGACCGCGGCGAACCGCTGCGGCCGCCGGAGCGGCCCCGGACCCTGCCGCCGGCCGCCCCGCGCACCCCCTCCCCCGCCGAGGCGACCGCGCTGTCCGCCTTCGTGGACCGCCTGCCCGGCGGTTCCTGCGCGCTGGACCTGGAGGGGCATCTGACCTTCGTCACCCCGGGGGCGGCCGAACTGCTCGGCGTCGACCGGTCCCTGCTGATGGGCGCCCTGCCGTGGGAGGCGCTGCCCTGGATGGACGTGCCGCACGTCGAGGACCGCTACCGGGCGGCGCTGGTCAGCCGCAGGCCGCAGGGCTTCACGGTGCTGCGCCCGCCGAAGACGTGGCTGACCTTCGAGCTGTACCCGGACGCCACCGGCCTGAGCGTGCGCATCACCCCCGGCAGCCCGGACGCGGACACGCCCCCGTCCCGGTCGGTACAGGCCTCGGGCCCCAGCCGTGCCACCGTGCTCTACCACCTGATGCACCTGGCCTCCACCCTGACCGAGGCCGTCAGCGTGCAGGACGTGGTGGAGCAGACCGCCGACCAGCTGATGCCCGCGCTCGGAGCGCAGGCCATGGTGGTGATGGCCCCGGCGGACGGCCGGCTGAAGATCGTCGGCCAGCGCGGCTACCACCCGGAGCTGCTGAGGCGCTTCGACGGGGCGCCGCTCACCACGGCCATCCCCGGCGCCGACGTCATGGCCACGGGTGTCCCGGGGTTCTGGACGACCTTCGAGGAACTCCACCATGCCTACCCCGCCATGACGCACGAGGACGGCATGGCCGCCTGGGCCCTGCTGCCGCTGATCGCCTCCGGCCGCCCCATCGGCTCGCTGCTGCTCTCCTACCGACGGCCGCACGTCTTCCCGCCCGGCGAACGGGCCGCCCTCACGTCGCTGGCCGGTCTGGTCGGGCAGGCCCTGGACCGCGCCCGCCTCTACGACGCCAAGCACCACCTCGCCCACCGCCTGCAGTCCGCCCTGCTGCCGCACACCCTCCCCGACGTGCCCGGTCTGAACGTCGCCGCCCGCTACCTCCCGGCCGCCCGGGGCCTGGGCATCGGCGGCGACTTCTACGACGTCATCCGCCTCGACGAGCACACCGCGAGCGTCACCATCGGCGACGTGCAGGGGCACAACGTGGACGCCGCGGCGCTCATGGGGCAGGTCCGCACCGCCGTGCACGCCAACGCCACCGTGGGGGCGCCCCCCGGCGACGTGCTGGCCCGCACCAACCGTCTGCTCACCGACCTGGACCCCGGTCTGTTCACCAGCTGCGCCTACGTGCACCTCGACCTGGCCACGCACCGCGCCTGTGTGGCGCTCGCCGGGCACCCGCCCCCTCTGGTGCGCCACGCCGACGGGCGCGTCGAGACCCTGCGGGTGCCGCCGGGTCTGCTGCTGGGCATCGAGCCGGACACCGTGTACCCCTCGCTGGAGTTCCCGCTGCCGCCGGGCAGCGTGCTCGTCCTGTACACCGACGGACTGGTCGAGGCGCCCGGGGTGGACCTGGACGACGCGATCGCGGCCCTCGCCGGTCTCGTGGAACACGGCCACCCCGGCGACCTCGACGCCATGGCCGACATCCTCATCCGGCACGCGCCCACCCCGGGCGACGACATCGCCCTGGTCCTCGTCGGTCCCCGCGCGTCGGCGCCGGGGCACTCCCGGGGCCGATCGATCGTTTTCAGGGACAAGAAGGACGAACGCCGGTCGACGCGGGCCGGCAGCGGAGGAGAAGACCCTTAA